ATGTGATTATACCCAAATTCATATTGATGCATTAGAATCAATATTTGCTTATATAGTAAAATGTCTTTATTGTGAAGAGTATCATATCATTAAGAATGGGTATTATAAAAATGGCTTGCAAAGACGGAAATGCACTAACTGCAATAAATTGTTTTCAACAGTAAAGGGTCTATATTAGATAATACTAAATTTTCTTCTCTTATATGGCTGAAATATTTGATTATTATGAGTGAAGATAAAGGTATAATTAAATGTAATCACTTTAGTGGTGTTGTAAGTATTCATGTCTTAACAAATTGATTAAAAATCATTCCTACTTTCGTTAAAATAAGAGAGATTACATTTTGGGTATA
The sequence above is drawn from the Candidatus Stoquefichus sp. SB1 genome and encodes:
- a CDS encoding IS1/IS1595 family N-terminal zinc-binding domain-containing protein; protein product: MKGLCILNSNDFELLVKFVRDQHLLCDYTQIHIDALESIFAYIVKCLYCEEYHIIKNGYYKNGLQRRKCTNCNKLFSTVKGLY